From Paenibacillus graminis, a single genomic window includes:
- a CDS encoding FusB/FusC family EF-G-binding protein translates to MNTPFIRNHQYNVIKKQTEFLQKTLRSVADQSVLKTVRYRTAVNIIEAFSSLTTEQERMLEQVSGLETAHEFQSYIYALEPYLEPFPPITLKQIQKLFPKNKKLKMPDLQSIDLRYVTYLSWVDIATNKLFMVYPFEGQFIGIEGRITPTHKKGYCMFCNRHQELAFITVKTKPANALPDQYSSIGQYVCMDGHACNQSITNTTSLERFIVSVRK, encoded by the coding sequence ATGAATACACCATTTATTAGAAACCACCAATACAACGTAATTAAGAAACAAACGGAATTTCTTCAGAAGACACTACGGTCTGTCGCGGATCAGAGCGTCTTGAAGACGGTAAGGTACCGTACAGCTGTGAATATTATTGAGGCGTTCTCTTCTCTGACAACAGAGCAGGAGCGGATGCTGGAACAAGTTTCGGGCTTAGAGACCGCACATGAATTCCAGAGTTATATTTACGCATTGGAACCATACCTGGAGCCATTTCCGCCGATAACTCTGAAGCAGATCCAGAAGCTGTTCCCGAAGAATAAAAAGCTCAAAATGCCTGATCTGCAATCGATTGACCTTAGATATGTGACCTATCTGAGCTGGGTAGATATAGCCACGAACAAATTATTCATGGTCTATCCGTTCGAAGGGCAATTCATCGGCATCGAGGGAAGAATCACGCCGACCCACAAAAAAGGGTACTGCATGTTCTGCAACCGGCATCAGGAGCTTGCGTTCATAACGGTCAAGACCAAGCCCGCCAATGCTTTGCCTGATCAATATTCTTCCATCGGCCAATACGTATGTATGGACGGCCATGCTTGCAATCAGAGTATTACCAATACAACCTCGCTGGAGAGGTTCATTGTCTCCGTTCGTAAATAA